In a single window of the Tellurirhabdus bombi genome:
- a CDS encoding aspartate aminotransferase family protein: MLFNVYPLYDIEPVKAQGSYLWDTKGDRYLDLYGGHAVISVGHTHPHYVAALTDQLSKISFYSNSVKVSMQEELATKLGALSGYTDYALFLCNSGAEANENALKLASFHNGRTKVVSFKKSFHGRTAGAVAVTDNPAIVAPINYNEHVTFLPYNDVEAAQNGITDETCAVIVEGIQGVGGINVASDEFLQALRRRCDETGAILILDSVQCGYGRSGQFFSHQFSGIDPDLITMAKGMGNGFPIGGVLISPKFKATYGMLGTTFGGNHLACRAAIAVLDIMKEESLIDNAAKVGEHLMKGIEQIGGYKELRGRGLMIGIEYDFPVETLRNSLLFDHHIFTGVAGKHTLRLLPSLALRIEEADVFLEALSKEVKVVS, encoded by the coding sequence ATGCTATTTAACGTATATCCGCTTTACGACATTGAGCCGGTAAAGGCGCAGGGCAGTTATTTGTGGGACACCAAAGGAGACCGGTATCTGGACCTGTATGGTGGCCACGCGGTTATTTCAGTAGGGCATACTCATCCGCACTACGTGGCGGCTCTGACCGATCAGTTGAGTAAGATTTCGTTCTACTCAAACTCGGTGAAGGTGTCCATGCAGGAAGAATTAGCCACCAAATTAGGAGCGTTATCTGGCTATACGGACTACGCGCTGTTTTTGTGTAATTCGGGTGCCGAAGCCAACGAAAACGCCCTGAAGCTGGCGTCTTTTCACAATGGCCGGACCAAAGTGGTTTCCTTCAAAAAATCATTTCACGGCCGGACGGCTGGTGCGGTGGCCGTTACGGACAACCCGGCTATCGTTGCGCCGATTAATTACAACGAGCACGTTACTTTTCTGCCTTACAACGATGTAGAAGCCGCCCAGAACGGAATCACCGACGAAACCTGTGCCGTTATTGTGGAAGGAATTCAGGGCGTAGGCGGGATTAACGTTGCTTCGGACGAATTTTTGCAAGCTCTCCGCCGCCGTTGTGATGAAACAGGAGCCATCCTGATTCTGGATAGTGTGCAGTGCGGTTATGGGCGTTCTGGTCAGTTTTTCTCACATCAATTCAGTGGCATCGATCCCGATCTGATTACCATGGCGAAAGGCATGGGCAATGGCTTCCCAATCGGTGGGGTGCTCATCTCGCCCAAGTTCAAAGCGACTTACGGGATGCTCGGAACTACCTTTGGTGGAAACCATCTGGCCTGCCGGGCGGCCATTGCCGTGTTGGACATCATGAAAGAAGAGTCGCTGATTGACAACGCGGCCAAAGTCGGTGAGCACCTGATGAAAGGTATTGAGCAGATTGGCGGTTACAAAGAGCTACGGGGCCGTGGTTTGATGATTGGCATCGAGTATGATTTCCCGGTAGAAACCTTGCGGAACAGCCTCTTATTTGACCATCATATTTTTACAGGTGTTGCGGGTAAGCACACGCTCCGTTTGTTACCTTCTTTGGCGCTTCGCATCGAAGAAGCCGATGTGTTCCTAGAAGCACTCAGCAAAGAAGTGAAAGTTGTTTCCTGA